The Helicobacter sp. MIT 05-5293 genome window below encodes:
- a CDS encoding phosphocholine cytidylyltransferase family protein → MKALILAAGFGSRLMPLTKENPKCMVEYRGKKIIDYEISALREAGIDEIAVVGGYLFEVLKGYVQSQFGIKKIYQNLQYDKTNMVQTLFCAREFLESCVREKQDLVISYADIVYSADIARALAQSQGDLNIVVDKDWRTLWEKRFENPLDDAETLKLESGKIKELGKKPMSYEEIEGQYIGLFKFSYEFLPQVLAFYDDLDRGAMYDSKDFANMYMTSFLQGLIDKFDNAKAVEIKGGWCEIDFKSDLEI, encoded by the coding sequence ATGAAAGCATTGATTTTAGCTGCGGGATTTGGCTCAAGGCTGATGCCATTAACTAAAGAGAATCCAAAATGTATGGTGGAATATCGCGGAAAGAAAATTATTGATTATGAGATTAGTGCGCTAAGAGAAGCGGGGATTGATGAAATTGCAGTAGTTGGCGGGTATTTGTTTGAGGTCTTGAAAGGCTATGTGCAATCGCAATTTGGCATCAAAAAAATTTATCAAAATCTTCAATATGATAAAACCAATATGGTGCAAACGCTTTTTTGCGCGCGAGAATTTTTAGAATCTTGCGTGAGGGAAAAGCAGGATTTGGTGATTTCGTATGCGGATATTGTGTATAGCGCGGATATTGCGCGGGCATTAGCGCAATCACAAGGAGATTTAAATATCGTTGTGGATAAGGACTGGCGCACATTGTGGGAAAAGAGATTTGAAAATCCTCTTGATGATGCGGAGACATTGAAGCTTGAATCTGGAAAAATCAAAGAGCTTGGCAAAAAACCTATGAGTTATGAGGAAATAGAGGGGCAGTATATCGGGCTTTTTAAGTTTTCATATGAGTTTTTGCCACAAGTTTTGGCATTTTATGATGATTTGGATAGGGGTGCAATGTATGATAGCAAAGATTTTGCAAATATGTATATGACAAGCTTTTTGCAAGGCTTGATTGATAAGTTTGATAATGCTAAAGCGGTGGAGATTAAAGGAGGTTGGTGTGAGATTGACTTTAAAAGTGATTTGGAGATTTGA
- a CDS encoding glycosyltransferase family A protein: MKSLKISIIIPNFNNEKYIARCLESCIAQSYKNIEFIVVDDKSTDKSREVIESFAKLDDRIHPLYNESNMGTFASRNNGVIYANRSGGGGYTSIFR, encoded by the coding sequence GTGAAGTCATTGAAAATTTCTATCATTATTCCAAATTTTAATAATGAAAAATATATTGCTAGATGTTTGGAAAGCTGTATAGCACAAAGTTATAAAAATATAGAGTTTATTGTCGTAGATGATAAATCAACTGATAAAAGTAGAGAAGTTATAGAATCTTTTGCAAAGCTTGATGATAGGATTCACCCTTTATATAATGAAAGCAATATGGGGACTTTTGCCTCTAGGAATAATGGCGTCATTTATGCCAATAGAAGCGGGGGGGGGGGGTATACTTCTATTTTTAGATAG
- a CDS encoding gamma-glutamyl-CDP-amidate hydrolase, giving the protein MSLKWIGITQRLLENTSYYEIREALSVEWGELFRESLGAFLPLPLSYEIAFERYAPHLSGVILSGGNDLNALNPNALSLMRDEYESKIITHCLRYSLPLLGICRGAQMIAHYFDSKLEPLDGHIEPHNVVDSKGQSLRVNSFHRYGITRLGEALESLSKAGDCSIESFRHRTSPIFGVMWHIERTPKMTSDEAITCWIRLLQSYSK; this is encoded by the coding sequence ATGTCTCTAAAATGGATTGGCATCACACAAAGACTGCTTGAAAATACGAGTTATTATGAAATACGCGAAGCTTTAAGTGTGGAATGGGGGGAATTATTCAGAGAATCTCTAGGGGCATTTTTGCCATTACCATTAAGCTATGAAATTGCATTTGAGAGATACGCACCGCATTTAAGTGGCGTAATTTTAAGCGGTGGGAATGACTTAAACGCACTTAATCCTAATGCCCTGTCTTTAATGCGTGATGAATATGAAAGTAAGATTATTACGCATTGTTTGCGATATAGTTTGCCTCTGCTTGGAATCTGTCGCGGGGCGCAGATGATTGCGCATTATTTTGATTCAAAGTTAGAGCCTTTGGACGGACACATTGAGCCACATAATGTCGTGGATTCAAAAGGACAATCTTTGCGAGTTAATTCCTTCCACCGCTACGGAATCACGCGATTAGGGGAAGCATTAGAATCTTTAAGCAAGGCGGGAGATTGCAGTATAGAGTCATTTCGTCATCGCACAAGCCCTATTTTTGGCGTGATGTGGCATATTGAACGCACTCCAAAGATGACAAGTGATGAGGCAATCACCTGTTGGATAAGATTATTACAAAGTTATTCAAAGTAA
- a CDS encoding adenylyl-sulfate kinase produces the protein MQDNTTQQGAVVWICALAGAGKTTIAKEVCTQLRQKHPNVILLDGDEIREIFGQGGFSKEERLKVARLIARLCVFLSKNGLIVVCATISLFDEIYAFNRSHIARYFEVFVECSMEELLRRDKKSLYSRAMKGEIENVVGVDLSYDTPKAHYVLENNVADKLDSKVEKLCEAIEEFLAS, from the coding sequence ATGCAAGATAACACAACACAACAAGGAGCAGTCGTCTGGATTTGTGCCTTAGCCGGAGCGGGAAAGACGACTATTGCCAAAGAAGTATGCACTCAATTAAGACAAAAACACCCCAATGTCATATTGCTTGATGGCGATGAGATAAGAGAAATCTTTGGGCAAGGAGGATTCAGCAAAGAGGAGCGTTTGAAAGTCGCACGATTGATAGCACGATTGTGTGTTTTTCTTTCAAAGAATGGATTAATCGTAGTATGTGCGACTATTTCGTTATTTGATGAGATTTATGCTTTTAATCGTTCGCATATTGCGCGTTATTTTGAGGTATTCGTGGAGTGTTCTATGGAGGAATTACTAAGACGAGATAAAAAATCTTTGTATTCTCGTGCGATGAAAGGGGAGATAGAGAATGTCGTAGGAGTGGATTTGTCTTATGATACGCCTAAAGCGCATTATGTGCTGGAAAATAATGTCGCGGATAAGTTAGATTCGAAAGTAGAGAAACTTTGTGAGGCGATAGAGGAATTTTTAGCATCATAA
- a CDS encoding DUF2972 domain-containing protein — protein sequence MSKTFQILKQQGIKSALGYVVDKKAHKGGIYRRVQNYMMFVSLASPRRGEMYDFLKKYHIATTDSDFLTYFINEYDKIKEWVGSSSFHETYANHPYPPLLDPKTLDYTRISPQVAWELNIPLPPYYKFMYFGSHASGNRGLNHCVLTCGGMDYVRAPTNVKTIYQEYWNQILTHCTFAPCYFGYVSVREYLDNEEGKKLYALIPSTKALNLVRDPISVIKSGINYRRKRLKEAQEENLNLMLEPDFICENLVGYNGFDVSVQQSTFGNEDAPCLDVVQGMLQYIFTDFHDTALRKSLINLKDDSITCIDMSEIVGEKAFETMNALANTFDFPPPSASDKEKLAMSVSHYEGFLPLVFKIQTPSGMIKLHLMDNVYCIDKRIYARVPVDEVYLDQHQNALGNFLDITSFIFQQESFLGRIILCVEKEDFEILKNHTTLCAEIREYFLRFIPRLEQQRKLEVSKQVKESDILAYFTQHTQIALKAKAVFDKHLSFLRSVRPDIIESWQYYQAFLKICEEMSDENKKEQTHTKE from the coding sequence TTGAGCAAAACATTTCAGATTCTTAAACAGCAAGGTATTAAAAGTGCCTTAGGATATGTTGTGGATAAAAAGGCGCATAAAGGTGGAATTTATCGCAGAGTGCAAAACTATATGATGTTTGTTTCCCTTGCTTCTCCTCGCCGAGGAGAAATGTATGATTTTTTGAAAAAATATCATATTGCTACTACAGATTCTGATTTTCTCACATATTTTATCAATGAATACGACAAGATAAAAGAATGGGTTGGCTCATCAAGTTTTCACGAAACATACGCTAATCACCCTTATCCTCCATTGCTTGACCCTAAGACATTAGATTATACACGCATTAGCCCACAAGTAGCATGGGAGCTTAATATCCCATTGCCACCCTATTATAAATTTATGTATTTTGGTAGCCATGCAAGCGGCAATCGAGGACTTAATCATTGTGTCTTAACTTGCGGAGGAATGGACTATGTGCGAGCTCCGACAAATGTGAAAACCATTTATCAAGAATATTGGAATCAGATTCTTACTCATTGCACTTTTGCTCCTTGCTATTTTGGATATGTGAGTGTGAGAGAATACCTTGATAACGAAGAGGGCAAAAAGCTTTATGCGCTTATCCCCAGCACGAAAGCTCTAAATCTTGTCCGCGATCCTATCAGTGTCATCAAAAGCGGGATAAATTATCGAAGAAAGCGGCTCAAAGAGGCGCAAGAAGAGAATCTCAATCTTATGCTTGAACCTGATTTTATTTGTGAGAATCTAGTCGGCTATAATGGGTTTGATGTGTCTGTGCAGCAATCGACTTTTGGCAATGAAGATGCACCTTGTCTCGATGTCGTGCAAGGTATGCTTCAATATATTTTTACAGATTTTCACGATACAGCATTAAGAAAAAGTCTCATAAATCTCAAAGATGATTCTATCACTTGCATTGATATGTCTGAAATTGTCGGTGAAAAAGCCTTTGAGACAATGAATGCTTTGGCTAATACATTTGACTTCCCCCCCCCCAGTGCTTCAGATAAAGAGAAGTTGGCAATGAGTGTATCCCATTATGAAGGTTTTTTACCGCTTGTTTTTAAGATACAAACCCCAAGCGGAATGATTAAGTTGCATTTGATGGATAATGTCTATTGCATTGATAAGAGGATTTATGCGCGAGTGCCTGTCGATGAAGTCTATCTTGACCAGCATCAAAATGCTTTAGGAAATTTTTTGGACATCACATCATTTATTTTTCAGCAAGAAAGTTTTTTAGGACGCATTATTCTTTGTGTGGAAAAAGAAGACTTTGAGATTCTTAAAAATCACACAACACTTTGCGCTGAAATACGAGAGTATTTTTTAAGGTTTATCCCACGCTTGGAGCAACAAAGAAAATTAGAAGTTTCTAAGCAAGTCAAAGAATCTGACATCTTAGCATACTTTACGCAGCACACACAAATAGCCTTAAAGGCAAAAGCAGTTTTTGATAAACACCTAAGCTTTTTGCGCTCCGTGCGTCCGGATATTATAGAATCGTGGCAATATTATCAAGCGTTTTTAAAGATATGCGAAGAAATGAGTGATGAGAATAAAAAAGAACAAACCCACACAAAGGAGTAA
- a CDS encoding DUF2972 domain-containing protein gives MYSDKNLEKLFALIPQTKALNIVRDPIGSLKNLVNYPCRRDADKTQVLDFSCNPDEICENLIGYVACDEQTGLSKKYEDFPSYPQLNAIRPRLFNEWEKACTYHDTELRECLVNLKDNSITCIDMSEIVGEKAFETMNTLAKEFDFPPPNPQDKERFEAYISAYEGLLPLTFSLCTCGLDMKIYCTDKVWSTDTRIYIDQGMTCSRENFHTEAFEKYQDITQFLYGQESFYERIILCMDKKDFEIFKNHQQACDEARAYFSRFIPRLEQQKEIEAQKRKTITERDILSYLKAHKDLCVKAKDVFDEHLKFLRFVRPDIIESWSYYQEFLSICKEQECT, from the coding sequence ATGTATAGCGATAAAAATCTTGAAAAACTTTTTGCTTTGATTCCACAAACTAAAGCCTTGAATATCGTGCGAGATCCTATCGGCTCACTTAAGAATCTTGTCAATTATCCTTGCAGAAGAGATGCAGACAAAACTCAAGTGTTGGATTTTTCGTGTAATCCTGATGAGATTTGTGAGAATCTTATCGGATATGTAGCATGCGATGAACAAACAGGTTTATCAAAAAAATATGAAGATTTTCCCTCTTATCCGCAACTTAACGCGATAAGACCTCGTTTGTTTAATGAGTGGGAGAAAGCATGCACATATCATGACACGGAGTTAAGAGAATGTTTGGTGAATCTCAAAGATAATTCTATCACTTGCATTGATATGTCTGAAATTGTCGGTGAAAAAGCCTTTGAAACGATGAATACGCTTGCCAAAGAGTTTGACTTCCCTCCGCCTAATCCACAAGACAAAGAGCGATTTGAAGCTTATATTTCTGCCTATGAAGGGCTTTTACCGCTCACATTTTCGCTCTGCACTTGTGGGCTAGATATGAAAATTTATTGCACAGATAAGGTGTGGAGCACTGATACAAGAATCTATATTGATCAAGGTATGACATGTTCTCGTGAAAATTTTCACACAGAGGCTTTTGAAAAATATCAAGACATCACACAATTTCTTTATGGGCAAGAGAGCTTTTATGAGCGCATTATTCTTTGTATGGACAAGAAAGATTTTGAGATTTTTAAGAATCACCAACAAGCGTGTGATGAGGCGAGGGCATATTTTTCGCGTTTTATCCCGCGTTTAGAGCAGCAAAAAGAAATCGAAGCACAAAAAAGAAAAACAATCACTGAAAGGGATATTTTGTCATATCTCAAAGCGCACAAGGACTTATGCGTAAAAGCAAAAGATGTTTTTGATGAGCATTTGAAATTTTTGCGTTTCGTGCGTCCGGATATTATAGAATCTTGGAGCTATTATCAAGAGTTTTTATCAATTTGTAAGGAGCAAGAATGCACATAA
- a CDS encoding class I SAM-dependent methyltransferase, translating to MEKIVEQVWDYTKHAKYYSYRPNYAPKSIDMLIALASDKGAKSIKVADIGAGTGNLSIMLLERGCEVVSVEPNDAMREIGLERTKGQKIEWVRATGVDSTLKSGSFDWVTFGSSFNVMDRVEALKEAHRLLKQNCYFSCMWNHRDLKDKIQEAAENVIMEIVPNYTRGVRREDQRPIIEEHKELFDNILYLEEDFYFHQSLENYLNAWKSVKNPYWDLETKEGQEIFANITAKMQEALPKEFDIKYTTRCWSARKVG from the coding sequence ATGGAAAAAATCGTAGAACAAGTTTGGGATTATACAAAACATGCAAAGTATTACAGCTATCGCCCTAATTACGCACCAAAAAGTATTGATATGCTCATAGCTTTAGCCTCTGACAAGGGTGCGAAGTCCATAAAAGTAGCCGATATTGGCGCAGGCACAGGGAATCTAAGCATTATGCTTTTGGAGCGTGGGTGTGAAGTCGTGAGTGTCGAGCCAAATGACGCAATGCGTGAGATTGGATTAGAGCGCACTAAAGGGCAAAAGATAGAGTGGGTGAGGGCTACAGGTGTGGATTCTACTTTGAAGAGTGGGAGTTTTGATTGGGTAACTTTTGGGAGTAGCTTTAATGTCATGGATAGGGTAGAAGCCCTCAAAGAAGCGCACCGACTGCTTAAGCAGAATTGTTATTTTTCTTGTATGTGGAATCATCGGGATTTGAAAGATAAGATTCAAGAAGCGGCGGAAAATGTGATTATGGAAATCGTGCCAAACTACACACGAGGTGTAAGAAGAGAAGACCAAAGACCGATTATCGAAGAGCATAAAGAGCTGTTTGATAATATCCTTTATCTTGAAGAGGATTTTTATTTTCACCAAAGTTTAGAGAATTATCTCAATGCGTGGAAAAGCGTCAAGAATCCTTATTGGGATTTGGAAACCAAAGAGGGGCAAGAGATTTTTGCCAACATCACAGCCAAAATGCAAGAAGCTTTGCCCAAAGAATTTGACATCAAATACACGACAAGGTGCTGGAGCGCAAGGAAAGTTGGCTAA
- a CDS encoding class I SAM-dependent methyltransferase, with amino-acid sequence MKQGDFTQVAKHYHNRPAYSPMLLSKLIACINDTQKPLENLQIVEVGAGTGKLTKMLSEFGMQVIAVEPNDNMREEGIAYTKGTNIKWQKGSGEETGVQSGIADWVIMASSFHWTDPAKSLPEFARILKDSKASESRGGGGAYFTCLWNPRHIVEGSIFYEIEEEIKHIVPELARVSSGTQNVKKWEEILLSTGDFKDYFFMECDYVEVMDKARYLGAWHSVNDIQAQAGEQRWKEILVMIESKIKGLDIIEIPYKIRAWSVRKA; translated from the coding sequence ATGAAACAAGGTGATTTTACGCAAGTGGCGAAACATTATCATAATCGCCCCGCTTATAGTCCGATGCTGTTGTCAAAATTGATTGCTTGTATCAATGATACGCAAAAGCCATTGGAAAATCTACAAATCGTAGAAGTCGGCGCAGGCACAGGGAAGCTCACCAAAATGTTAAGCGAGTTTGGAATGCAAGTGATTGCCGTAGAGCCAAATGACAATATGCGCGAGGAGGGCATTGCCTACACCAAAGGCACAAATATCAAATGGCAAAAAGGCAGCGGAGAGGAAACAGGTGTGCAAAGTGGAATCGCGGATTGGGTGATTATGGCAAGCTCATTCCATTGGACTGACCCTGCAAAATCTTTGCCAGAATTTGCGAGAATCTTAAAAGATTCTAAGGCTTCAGAATCCCGCGGGGGGGGGGGGGCATATTTCACTTGTTTGTGGAATCCACGCCATATTGTAGAAGGCTCAATCTTTTATGAAATTGAAGAAGAGATTAAACATATTGTTCCAGAGCTTGCTCGAGTGAGCAGCGGGACACAAAATGTAAAAAAATGGGAAGAGATTCTGCTCTCCACGGGTGATTTTAAGGATTATTTTTTTATGGAATGTGATTATGTTGAGGTAATGGACAAAGCGCGTTATCTTGGAGCGTGGCATTCTGTCAATGATATTCAAGCTCAAGCGGGAGAGCAGAGGTGGAAGGAGATTCTAGTAATGATTGAATCTAAAATCAAAGGATTAGACATCATAGAAATCCCCTATAAGATTCGGGCTTGGAGTGTGAGGAAAGCATGA
- a CDS encoding PEP-utilizing enzyme, protein MSPIAFQTKARNLIALQDVLKSAKILPLMRTSLDELKANEVGVLKKIKSFFSQENACEKLIVRSSSCNEDSKLHSNAGAFLSIANVSLESDEAILEALQAVGHSMPCSDDEILIQPMLENISLCGVAFSVDKDNFAPYFCVQYDVSGQSHLVTDGSNKQNFTFTHFREADLPKDERFKAIIVMMKELESLFSCYHLDVEFAFGTYANQEMLFCLQVRPLVMCNKSNFFHTIDKKALVRLHKRLSTFCYASPDVLGDRAIFGVMPDWNPAEIIGLRPKRLALSLYKEIITDNIWAYQRDNYGYRNLRSHPLMHSFLGMPYIDVRLSFNSFIPKDLDEKIARKLMNYYLDSLLNRPELHDKIEFGIVFSCYDFNIAKKLKKLLNEGFSENETKRIEFALLNLTNTIINPSSGLYVKDLAKIENLKSVYERLKDSHLSLIDKIYWLIENCKRYGTLPFAGIARAGFVAMQMLNSLVEIGFLSEKEKHSFLHSLKTVSKELSSFTKRLNEENKEEFLREFGHLRAGTYNILSPRYDEAFESYFGHLHFAPDSVIESEFSLDDARMQELNELLSENGLKIDAKGFFAFLKAAIEGRESAKFAFTKLLSYVISLIGELGVHYGIDKEDMAHLDIKNILTLYSSLYSKSPKDRLLGEIALHKEEHNLTLALKLPPLLRNPDEVFSFFEFHISPNFITQKSVMADIALENEQEVEGKIVLIYAADPGYDYLFAQKIAGLITCYGGANSHMAIRASELGLPAVIGVGERAFEKYSKAHKILIECQSEQIVCL, encoded by the coding sequence ATGTCGCCTATTGCATTCCAAACCAAAGCGCGTAACCTTATCGCATTACAAGATGTATTGAAAAGTGCAAAAATCTTGCCTTTAATGCGCACTTCCCTTGATGAGTTGAAAGCCAATGAAGTAGGAGTTTTAAAGAAAATCAAGAGCTTTTTTAGTCAAGAAAATGCGTGTGAGAAACTTATCGTTCGTAGCTCCTCGTGTAATGAAGACAGCAAGCTTCACTCAAATGCCGGCGCATTTTTAAGCATTGCAAATGTATCGTTAGAATCTGATGAGGCGATTTTAGAGGCGTTACAAGCCGTTGGGCATTCTATGCCTTGCAGTGATGATGAGATTCTAATCCAACCTATGCTTGAGAATATTAGCTTGTGTGGCGTGGCATTTAGCGTGGATAAGGATAATTTCGCACCTTATTTTTGTGTGCAATATGATGTGAGTGGGCAAAGCCATTTAGTAACAGACGGGAGTAATAAGCAAAATTTTACTTTCACTCATTTTCGTGAGGCTGATTTGCCTAAAGATGAGCGATTTAAGGCTATTATCGTGATGATGAAAGAGCTAGAATCGCTTTTTTCTTGCTATCATCTTGATGTGGAGTTTGCCTTTGGCACTTATGCTAATCAAGAGATGTTGTTTTGTCTGCAAGTGCGTCCTTTGGTGATGTGTAATAAAAGTAATTTTTTTCATACAATTGATAAAAAAGCCTTAGTGCGTTTGCATAAGAGGCTTTCTACTTTTTGTTATGCTAGTCCTGATGTGTTAGGAGATAGGGCGATTTTTGGTGTGATGCCTGATTGGAATCCTGCCGAAATCATCGGGCTTCGCCCTAAAAGACTAGCTCTTAGCTTATATAAAGAGATTATCACGGATAATATTTGGGCGTATCAAAGAGATAATTATGGCTATCGCAATTTACGCTCTCACCCGCTTATGCACTCTTTTTTGGGTATGCCCTACATTGATGTGCGGCTTTCTTTTAATTCATTTATTCCTAAAGATTTAGATGAAAAAATCGCAAGAAAGTTGATGAATTATTATCTTGATTCTTTACTTAATCGTCCAGAATTGCACGACAAGATTGAATTTGGCATTGTGTTTTCTTGCTATGACTTCAATATTGCTAAAAAGCTTAAAAAACTTCTTAATGAGGGCTTTAGTGAAAATGAGACTAAACGAATCGAATTTGCCTTGCTGAATCTTACTAATACCATTATCAATCCCTCTTCGGGTTTGTATGTCAAGGATTTAGCAAAGATTGAGAATCTAAAAAGCGTCTATGAAAGGCTTAAAGATTCTCATCTTTCTTTGATTGATAAGATTTATTGGTTGATTGAGAATTGTAAAAGATATGGCACACTGCCTTTTGCGGGTATCGCTAGGGCGGGATTTGTCGCAATGCAGATGCTTAATTCACTTGTTGAAATTGGTTTTTTGAGTGAGAAAGAAAAGCATTCTTTTTTACATTCTCTCAAAACCGTGAGCAAGGAATTAAGCTCTTTTACAAAAAGATTGAATGAGGAGAACAAAGAGGAGTTTTTGAGAGAGTTTGGGCATTTGCGTGCAGGGACTTATAATATCCTCTCGCCTCGTTATGATGAAGCCTTTGAATCTTATTTTGGTCATTTGCATTTTGCGCCAGATTCTGTCATAGAGAGTGAATTTTCTTTAGATGATGCAAGAATGCAAGAGCTCAATGAGCTTTTAAGTGAAAATGGCTTAAAGATTGATGCAAAAGGATTCTTTGCATTCTTAAAAGCTGCTATTGAGGGACGAGAATCTGCTAAATTTGCTTTTACAAAACTACTCTCTTATGTGATTTCATTGATTGGTGAATTGGGTGTGCATTATGGCATTGATAAAGAAGATATGGCGCATTTGGATATTAAAAATATCCTTACACTTTATTCTTCTTTATATTCCAAAAGCCCTAAAGATAGGCTTTTGGGTGAGATTGCCTTGCACAAAGAGGAGCATAATCTCACTTTAGCTTTGAAGCTCCCTCCTTTATTGCGTAATCCTGATGAAGTGTTTAGTTTCTTTGAATTTCATATTTCCCCAAATTTTATCACGCAAAAAAGCGTTATGGCTGATATTGCATTAGAAAATGAGCAAGAAGTAGAGGGGAAAATCGTGCTGATTTATGCCGCAGATCCGGGCTATGATTATTTATTTGCGCAAAAAATCGCAGGATTGATTACCTGCTATGGCGGTGCAAATTCTCATATGGCAATTCGCGCAAGTGAGCTTGGATTGCCTGCAGTGATTGGTGTGGGGGAGAGAGCTTTTGAAAAATATTCAAAAGCGCATAAGATTCTGATTGAATGTCAAAGTGAGCAAATCGTATGTCTCTAA